A genomic region of Chondrinema litorale contains the following coding sequences:
- a CDS encoding arabinan endo-1,5-alpha-L-arabinosidase — protein sequence MGMNSISRLLKILGLLTLIIQLASCSEDNNVTPEVEGDSTTVENPVSNFDINSIEDTYGEIAAYENARKWGPYNVHDPSIIKDGDYYYCYNTDVGYGTEVPAGIQIRKSKDLVEWQYVGRVFNGLPQQGADFIKSKGVEPFDALWAPYIYKYGDEFRLYYSLSSSAPRLSVIGLATAPTPVGPWTEQGLVVTSVNDNSIQTNAIDPTIVIDKSGDHWFYYGSAWDGIYYLQLDPDTGLALKGNDKGKRIAQRGFTGNSINGNIEGPEIIYNEELDKYYMFIAYDWLQTKYNVRVGRADSPEGPFYDFNGNDLNGEEDNIPMILAPYQFEGHGGWQGVSHCAVFKEGDQYFMAHQGRPGVDSYYMVLHVRKIFWTEDGWPIVSPERYAALEQTEIVESDLVGHWEQIDLGYKVVPGYAEEQLSADFQVAVDLTLDAAGTINSEESSTWSYSAPWLELNWANASTAKVYVEPGRDWENKIEKTLIFSGLNNEGTAIWGKKKSN from the coding sequence ATGGGAATGAATAGTATTAGCAGATTACTAAAAATATTGGGGTTACTTACATTGATAATTCAACTGGCTTCTTGTTCAGAAGATAATAATGTAACACCGGAAGTGGAAGGAGACAGCACTACTGTAGAAAATCCGGTAAGTAATTTTGATATCAACTCTATCGAAGATACATATGGAGAAATTGCTGCCTACGAAAATGCACGCAAATGGGGACCTTACAATGTGCACGATCCGAGCATAATTAAAGATGGCGATTATTACTACTGTTACAATACCGATGTAGGGTATGGAACAGAAGTGCCAGCGGGTATCCAAATAAGAAAATCTAAAGATTTAGTAGAGTGGCAATATGTGGGCAGAGTATTTAATGGATTGCCCCAACAAGGTGCCGATTTTATTAAATCAAAAGGTGTAGAACCATTTGATGCACTTTGGGCACCATATATATATAAGTATGGTGATGAATTCAGGCTATATTACTCACTTTCTTCATCAGCTCCTCGACTAAGTGTAATTGGTCTGGCAACTGCACCAACTCCTGTTGGCCCATGGACAGAACAAGGTTTGGTAGTTACTTCAGTTAATGACAATTCCATTCAAACCAATGCAATTGACCCCACAATTGTTATCGATAAATCTGGTGATCATTGGTTTTACTATGGCTCAGCTTGGGATGGTATTTACTACTTACAACTCGATCCGGATACAGGTTTAGCACTCAAAGGGAATGATAAAGGCAAGCGTATTGCCCAACGTGGCTTTACCGGAAACTCGATTAACGGCAACATAGAAGGCCCTGAGATTATCTACAATGAAGAGTTAGACAAGTATTATATGTTTATTGCTTACGATTGGCTTCAAACAAAATACAATGTAAGAGTGGGCCGGGCCGATTCTCCAGAAGGTCCTTTCTACGATTTTAATGGCAATGACCTCAACGGCGAAGAAGATAACATCCCAATGATTTTAGCTCCCTATCAATTTGAAGGACATGGAGGTTGGCAAGGTGTTTCTCATTGTGCAGTCTTTAAAGAAGGTGACCAATATTTTATGGCACACCAAGGTAGGCCGGGGGTAGACTCTTATTATATGGTGTTGCATGTTAGAAAAATATTTTGGACAGAAGATGGCTGGCCGATAGTTTCACCAGAAAGATATGCTGCGCTAGAACAAACAGAAATTGTAGAATCTGATTTAGTTGGCCATTGGGAGCAAATCGATTTAGGCTATAAAGTAGTGCCCGGTTATGCAGAAGAACAACTCTCAGCAGATTTTCAAGTGGCTGTAGATTTAACCTTGGATGCAGCAGGTACAATTAATAGCGAAGAGTCTAGTACTTGGAGCTATAGTGCACCTTGGTTAGAGTTAAATTGGGCTAATGCAAGCACCGCTAAAGTCTATGTAGAGCCAGGTAGAGACTGGGAAAATAAAATAGAGAAAACCTTGATTTTTAGTGGATTAAATAATGAAGGCACAGCTATATGGGGAAAGAAAAAAAGTAATTAA